The nucleotide sequence CACCGGTTTGGCAGCTGCCAGAGATGCAGGGTAACCTTATTGTCTTTAGGGAAGCTTTGGGAAGCTGTGCAAAATAAAAAGAGGGCGAGTAAGGCGAATTTTTTTCTCATATTTATAAAGTGTTCTTTAATTTAATAAATAATTTGCAAAATGTCAAGTGATCGCATCGCGATTTACGTTACCCAAAATAGAAGGGGTTATCCAAAAATCATATAGAGCGCAATCGCAAGGAGTGTTGATCCGAAAATTTTTTTGATAAAAAGAGGTGGAAGAAATACGGCAAGTTTACTACCGACAAATCCTCCAATAAAGAAACCTGCGCATATTAATGCTGCGGCAGTAAGGTTTACGTATCCCCCTTTGTAATATGTCCAAGCAGCAAGTAATCCTATCGGGGGAATCATTAATGCGAGCGTTGTACCTTGCGCCGATAGCTGACTGAATCCAAATCCATAGATCAATGCGGGTATAATTATAACGCCTCCGCCGATTCCTATCATACCGCTAATTGCGCCTGCAAACAGTCCAAGCAATATATACAATATCACTATCATTTTGTCATTGCCTCCCTA is from Elusimicrobiota bacterium and encodes:
- a CDS encoding TSUP family transporter, with product MIVILYILLGLFAGAISGMIGIGGGVIIIPALIYGFGFSQLSAQGTTLALMIPPIGLLAAWTYYKGGYVNLTAAALICAGFFIGGFVGSKLAVFLPPLFIKKIFGSTLLAIALYMIFG